The following coding sequences lie in one Oceaniferula marina genomic window:
- a CDS encoding VPLPA-CTERM sorting domain-containing protein, producing MHSLLLSLTLVSIAASSNVHANSFLSFNDQGQIVTHLEASGDLTVNDYPSFELDAQQQNLTNGFNIIIDYGTSNPTPEELAAFSAAEAAWESRIIGYKDTIRGKDANAVTISVTLEPNDGPGGVLGSAGPTTAKTGQEENFLYAASGSMTFDTADTANLVAAGTFDKVIEHEMGHVLGLGTLWSSSGAGIAGYQELYVNGSGEYTGASALAQWQTEFGQGGASFIPVELGGGSGTANGHWNEVDGGAGPTGITQAGTGRDMRDELMTGWLNPDSFISNMTIAQFEDLGYTVVLNPVPEPASALFSLLGFGALASLRRRR from the coding sequence ATGCATTCCCTCCTTTTATCTCTAACTCTGGTAAGTATTGCGGCCTCAAGCAATGTGCATGCCAATTCCTTTTTGAGTTTTAACGATCAGGGCCAAATCGTCACGCATCTAGAAGCCTCGGGAGATCTGACCGTCAATGACTATCCAAGCTTCGAACTGGATGCACAGCAGCAGAACCTGACGAACGGCTTTAATATCATCATCGATTACGGGACCTCCAATCCGACGCCTGAGGAACTCGCGGCCTTCAGTGCAGCAGAAGCGGCCTGGGAATCACGAATTATAGGCTATAAAGACACCATTCGAGGCAAAGACGCAAACGCAGTCACGATCTCCGTCACTTTGGAGCCCAACGACGGGCCCGGGGGAGTTCTTGGGTCTGCAGGCCCCACAACAGCAAAAACCGGGCAGGAAGAAAATTTTCTATACGCCGCATCTGGTAGTATGACCTTTGACACAGCGGACACGGCCAACCTCGTTGCCGCAGGAACATTCGACAAAGTCATCGAACATGAAATGGGCCACGTGCTCGGACTTGGAACCCTTTGGAGTAGCTCCGGTGCCGGCATTGCAGGATATCAGGAACTCTACGTCAACGGCAGCGGCGAATACACCGGAGCCTCGGCACTCGCCCAATGGCAAACCGAGTTTGGCCAGGGCGGAGCCAGCTTTATCCCCGTCGAACTAGGGGGAGGTTCTGGCACAGCCAACGGCCACTGGAACGAAGTTGACGGTGGTGCCGGCCCCACCGGTATCACTCAAGCCGGAACGGGAAGGGACATGAGGGACGAACTCATGACCGGGTGGCTAAACCCTGACTCCTTTATCAGCAACATGACCATCGCCCAATTCGAAGACTTGGGCTACACCGTCGTGCTCAACCCGGTTCCTGAACCGGCATCCGCTCTGTTTTCCCTTCTTGGATTTGGGGCTCTGGCCTCTTTGAGAAGACGCCGCTAG
- a CDS encoding ABC transporter ATP-binding protein → MLALWMAWCCIACVSEMVIDIQETKKRYRGGVEALRGVSLQVPRGCIFGLLGPNGAGKSTLVKILMSIVRASQCSGTMLGQRIGHKATLGKVGYLPEHARFPEYLKGGEVIRYVAGLCGVPHGLAKQRAEGLLEMVGMKEWGERKMGTYSKGMKQRIGLAQALVNDPEIVFLDEPTDGVDPTGRLEMRNMLKSMRDEGRTVFVNSHLLGELEMICDRVAILDNGQIVRHGTIEELTAKSCRYEIRFDGQLSLDLQAKLKSEGARIDAGTIEVYQNDPAAMQPVIDVLRAEGVVIIEMREARQSLEELFMESVTNTGAGAQLPPTIPAQPGRTMPQ, encoded by the coding sequence ATGCTTGCTCTTTGGATGGCTTGGTGTTGTATCGCTTGCGTGTCTGAGATGGTGATTGATATTCAGGAAACGAAAAAACGTTACCGGGGAGGCGTTGAGGCTTTGCGGGGAGTGTCCCTTCAGGTCCCTAGGGGGTGCATTTTTGGTTTGTTAGGTCCCAATGGTGCAGGCAAGAGCACCTTGGTGAAAATCTTGATGAGTATCGTACGTGCCAGTCAGTGTTCGGGGACGATGCTGGGGCAGAGGATCGGGCATAAGGCGACACTTGGAAAAGTGGGTTACTTGCCGGAGCACGCCCGTTTTCCTGAGTACTTGAAAGGTGGGGAGGTTATTCGATATGTGGCCGGGCTTTGTGGCGTGCCACATGGTCTTGCCAAGCAACGGGCCGAAGGATTGCTGGAGATGGTGGGGATGAAGGAGTGGGGGGAGCGAAAGATGGGAACCTATTCCAAGGGAATGAAACAACGTATTGGTCTGGCCCAAGCACTGGTGAACGATCCGGAGATTGTCTTTTTGGATGAGCCGACCGATGGGGTGGACCCTACTGGCAGGTTGGAAATGCGCAACATGCTTAAATCCATGCGGGACGAGGGAAGGACCGTATTTGTGAACAGCCATTTGTTGGGGGAGCTTGAGATGATTTGTGACCGGGTTGCGATCCTGGACAACGGGCAGATTGTCCGGCACGGGACGATCGAGGAATTGACTGCAAAGAGTTGCCGGTATGAGATTCGTTTTGATGGTCAGCTCTCATTGGACTTGCAGGCAAAGCTAAAATCGGAGGGGGCGCGGATTGATGCGGGAACGATCGAGGTTTATCAGAATGATCCTGCGGCGATGCAACCGGTGATTGATGTTTTGCGTGCTGAGGGGGTGGTGATCATTGAAATGCGGGAAGCCCGTCAATCACTCGAAGAGTTATTTATGGAATCAGTGACCAACACCGGAGCAGGGGCGCAATTGCCGCCAACTATCCCGGCTCAACCAGGAAGGACGATGCCTCAATGA
- a CDS encoding ABC transporter permease — MMTILWESYRLLVAKKMFWVVLAISVLIAGTYASVGFVPEGISVLFGAHVIESELLNADSPVAEYVYLTVFTDMLVPFWLGLFALVLALISVSSVFPDFLKGGSVDVAVSKPVSRVTLFLVKYLGCLLFVAIQVLIFCVIVFFAHGTRMGSWNYGIFWAVPLLTFVFSLIYCIAVLTAVWTRSTMFSLLMALLVWGVTLGVQWGESMLYKFTYVLPSVGVSIDMEKGTSDLAPEAHDPDDGMVQFYQAVKTMGWPLPKTREATYMLKKKITVDGGNLTEMTRFLEAGASEREKREARAQEDYANRHSDAYVIGSSLVFEACVLGLACFLFVRKDY, encoded by the coding sequence ATGATGACCATACTCTGGGAGTCGTACCGGCTTCTGGTAGCAAAAAAGATGTTTTGGGTGGTTTTGGCCATTTCTGTGTTGATCGCAGGAACCTATGCTTCTGTGGGCTTTGTGCCCGAAGGCATTTCTGTGCTGTTTGGCGCGCATGTTATTGAGAGTGAGCTGTTGAATGCGGATAGTCCAGTGGCGGAATATGTGTATTTGACCGTGTTTACGGATATGTTGGTTCCGTTCTGGTTAGGTTTGTTTGCTTTGGTTCTGGCGTTGATTTCGGTGTCGTCGGTGTTTCCCGATTTTCTGAAAGGCGGGTCTGTGGATGTAGCTGTTTCCAAGCCTGTCAGTCGGGTGACTTTATTTTTGGTTAAATACCTTGGCTGTTTGTTGTTTGTCGCGATCCAAGTGTTGATTTTCTGTGTGATTGTCTTTTTCGCGCATGGCACGAGAATGGGTTCTTGGAACTATGGCATTTTCTGGGCGGTTCCTTTGCTGACTTTTGTCTTTAGTTTGATCTATTGTATTGCGGTGCTGACCGCTGTGTGGACTAGGTCGACGATGTTTTCTTTACTCATGGCTTTGCTTGTTTGGGGGGTGACCTTGGGGGTTCAGTGGGGGGAGAGCATGTTGTATAAATTTACCTATGTCTTGCCCTCGGTCGGGGTTTCGATTGACATGGAAAAGGGAACCTCTGATTTGGCTCCTGAAGCGCATGATCCCGATGATGGAATGGTGCAATTCTATCAGGCGGTTAAAACGATGGGTTGGCCGTTGCCGAAAACGAGGGAGGCGACCTACATGCTGAAAAAGAAGATTACCGTTGATGGTGGAAATTTAACTGAGATGACTCGCTTTTTAGAAGCCGGGGCATCGGAACGCGAAAAACGTGAAGCCCGGGCTCAGGAAGATTATGCCAACCGCCATTCGGATGCCTATGTGATCGGGTCATCGCTTGTCTTTGAAGCCTGTGTATTGGGCTTGGCCTGTTTTCTTTTTGTCAGGAAGGATTATTAA
- a CDS encoding LysE family translocator translates to MPEWIHQWMFFVGVIALGQFSPGPDMVLLTRTALASGAKAGWATASGIACGLGVHALVAVTGVAMVLERGGWLMRCLLGLAAVYLIYLGTLLIRSGMRSSALDVDAQLRGRTLEGHGWRCWKRGFLCNILNPKVAVFLAGVTAPFLSIAHAPHGWPLILWLTVVLEGVVLWCLWSSALQWSQIKMRYLKVAHWFDLAFGVVLLVLAGALIWSAAA, encoded by the coding sequence ATGCCTGAGTGGATTCACCAGTGGATGTTTTTTGTGGGGGTGATTGCGCTTGGTCAATTCAGCCCCGGGCCGGATATGGTGCTTTTGACGAGGACGGCCTTGGCCTCCGGAGCAAAAGCCGGCTGGGCAACGGCTTCAGGGATTGCCTGTGGTCTGGGGGTGCATGCCTTGGTGGCCGTGACCGGGGTGGCGATGGTGTTGGAGCGGGGTGGTTGGTTGATGCGCTGCTTGCTGGGTTTGGCCGCCGTCTATTTGATCTATTTGGGAACGTTGCTGATACGCTCTGGAATGAGGTCTTCGGCCTTGGACGTTGATGCGCAACTGAGAGGTCGGACCTTGGAGGGGCATGGCTGGCGTTGTTGGAAACGCGGATTTTTGTGTAATATACTGAATCCGAAAGTGGCGGTGTTTTTAGCGGGGGTAACGGCTCCTTTTTTATCGATTGCACATGCTCCGCATGGTTGGCCGTTGATCTTATGGTTGACGGTTGTCCTCGAAGGTGTGGTTTTGTGGTGCCTGTGGTCGAGCGCTTTGCAGTGGTCTCAAATAAAAATGCGCTACCTGAAGGTAGCGCATTGGTTTGATCTGGCGTTTGGAGTGGTCTTGCTCGTTTTAGCCGGAGCTTTGATTTGGAGTGCGGCAGCTTGA
- the leuB gene encoding 3-isopropylmalate dehydrogenase translates to MSKTHRITVLAGDGIGPEVMDASMLVLDAASKAFSITLDKDVQLVGGAAIDAKGCPLPQETIDSCEQSDAILFGSVGGPKWENLPPDEQPERGALLPLRSHFGLFANLRPGVCLPSLTHASPVKNELIPNGFDVLCVRELTGGIYFGQPKGRHTGEDGDITAIDTMVYKKSEIERIARIAFTAAMTRDKRLTSVDKANVLQNSILWRETVIEVAKDFPEVELSHLYVDNAAMQLVKQPDAFDVLVTGNLFGDILSDEMAMISGSLGMLPSASLGSQNDNGLYFGMYEPSGGSAPDIAGQGIANPIAQILSAAMMLRYSLGENDAASAIEAAVNHAIDSGLRTGDLFTGKDGEKKVGTVEMAEAIAAAIS, encoded by the coding sequence ATGTCAAAGACCCACCGCATCACCGTTCTCGCCGGCGACGGCATTGGCCCTGAAGTCATGGACGCCTCCATGCTCGTGCTTGACGCTGCCAGCAAAGCATTTTCCATCACCCTGGACAAAGACGTCCAACTCGTAGGCGGAGCCGCCATCGACGCCAAAGGCTGCCCACTCCCACAAGAAACCATCGATTCCTGTGAACAATCCGACGCCATTCTGTTTGGCTCTGTCGGCGGCCCCAAATGGGAAAACCTTCCCCCGGATGAACAACCTGAACGCGGTGCTCTGCTTCCCCTGCGTTCCCACTTCGGGCTTTTTGCCAACCTTCGCCCCGGTGTCTGCCTTCCCTCACTCACCCACGCATCTCCGGTAAAAAATGAACTCATCCCTAATGGATTCGATGTCCTCTGCGTGCGGGAACTCACGGGCGGCATCTATTTTGGCCAACCCAAAGGCCGCCACACCGGCGAAGACGGCGACATCACGGCCATCGACACCATGGTTTACAAAAAGAGCGAGATCGAGCGCATCGCACGTATTGCCTTTACCGCCGCCATGACCCGCGACAAACGCCTGACATCCGTGGACAAGGCCAATGTGCTGCAAAACTCCATCCTCTGGCGCGAAACCGTAATCGAAGTCGCCAAAGATTTCCCCGAGGTCGAACTCTCTCACCTCTACGTCGACAATGCCGCCATGCAGCTGGTCAAACAACCCGACGCATTTGATGTTCTGGTGACCGGCAACCTCTTCGGCGATATTCTTTCCGATGAAATGGCCATGATTTCAGGCTCCCTCGGCATGCTGCCCAGCGCCTCTCTCGGCAGCCAGAATGACAACGGCCTCTACTTCGGCATGTATGAACCCTCGGGCGGCTCCGCTCCTGACATCGCCGGCCAGGGCATCGCCAACCCAATTGCCCAGATCCTCTCTGCCGCCATGATGCTGCGCTACTCACTCGGAGAGAACGATGCCGCCAGTGCCATCGAAGCTGCCGTCAACCATGCGATTGACTCCGGCCTGCGCACAGGTGACCTGTTCACAGGAAAAGACGGCGAGAAAAAAGTCGGCACGGTGGAAATGGCCGAAGCCATTGCCGCGGCGATCTCGTGA
- a CDS encoding sodium:calcium antiporter, with protein MDVVIHFLWLIGGLALLYYGADWLVDGASRIALKLGISPLVVGLTVVAFGTSMPELLVCLKANSPELLVKPAEWLGVKFVTKGGSSDIALGNIVGSNIFNVALILGVAALIRPVVIHSQLIRREMPILILCSAVFLMMMADMVIQQWEGWVLIAGILFYVVSSVLLAKRAKNTKEFETEYDESDLVGWKAKMWCNLALCLVGILALVLGAHLLVDHGEALARIFGVPEVIISLTLFALGTSLPELATTVVASLKKQGDIITGNAIGSCIFNLMAVMGVTAGVEKLEGKHIAWLDLGVMMGVTLLIMPFMWTNMRLGRREGAVMVTIALVYSVMVVMMQR; from the coding sequence GTGGACGTTGTGATACATTTTCTCTGGTTGATCGGTGGGCTTGCCTTGCTCTACTATGGAGCAGATTGGTTAGTCGACGGGGCGTCGCGCATTGCCTTGAAATTGGGGATTTCCCCTCTGGTGGTGGGATTAACTGTGGTGGCTTTTGGCACCAGCATGCCGGAGCTTCTCGTCTGTTTGAAGGCAAACTCACCGGAATTGTTGGTGAAACCGGCAGAGTGGCTCGGAGTGAAGTTTGTGACGAAGGGAGGAAGTTCGGACATTGCCTTGGGCAATATTGTGGGGTCGAACATTTTTAATGTGGCTTTGATTCTCGGGGTGGCGGCTTTGATTCGTCCGGTGGTGATTCACTCGCAATTGATTCGGCGGGAGATGCCGATTTTGATCCTTTGTTCGGCTGTTTTTCTCATGATGATGGCCGATATGGTGATCCAACAATGGGAAGGGTGGGTGCTGATTGCCGGGATTTTGTTTTATGTGGTGTCGAGTGTGTTGCTGGCGAAGCGGGCGAAAAACACCAAGGAGTTTGAAACCGAGTATGATGAGAGTGATCTGGTAGGCTGGAAGGCCAAAATGTGGTGTAATCTGGCGCTGTGTTTGGTCGGCATCCTGGCCCTGGTTCTGGGAGCTCATTTGCTGGTCGATCACGGGGAGGCTCTGGCAAGGATCTTCGGGGTGCCCGAAGTGATCATTTCACTCACGCTTTTTGCCTTGGGGACCTCACTTCCTGAGTTGGCGACAACCGTGGTGGCATCGCTTAAAAAACAGGGCGACATCATCACAGGCAATGCGATCGGTTCCTGCATTTTTAACCTGATGGCGGTGATGGGTGTGACGGCGGGGGTGGAAAAGCTCGAAGGAAAACATATCGCTTGGCTCGATCTCGGTGTCATGATGGGGGTGACCTTGCTGATCATGCCTTTTATGTGGACCAATATGCGGCTTGGGCGCAGGGAAGGGGCCGTGATGGTGACGATCGCTCTTGTCTATTCGGTGATGGTGGTTATGATGCAGCGCTAA
- a CDS encoding YebC/PmpR family DNA-binding transcriptional regulator, whose protein sequence is MGRAFEARRAGKEKRWGEMSRLYPKLGKIITMAAKAGGSDPNSNTALKTAISNAKAQNMPKDNIEKAIKRATASDAANYDEISYEGKGPHGALLWVECATDNSTRTVANVKAVFNKNGGQVVNSGSLDFMFTRKTVIEFENTGGVDLEELELELIDFGLEEMDVQEERVLIYGEFTSFGDLVKACDDHGISSKKATLQRVANNPVEFTEAQIEEIEALIDKLEEDDDVQAVYTNIA, encoded by the coding sequence ATGGGAAGAGCCTTTGAAGCGCGACGTGCCGGAAAAGAAAAACGCTGGGGTGAAATGTCCCGCTTGTACCCCAAATTGGGGAAAATCATTACCATGGCTGCCAAAGCCGGGGGATCTGATCCGAACAGCAATACGGCGCTGAAAACGGCGATTAGTAATGCCAAGGCACAGAACATGCCCAAGGATAACATCGAAAAAGCGATCAAACGGGCCACGGCTTCTGATGCAGCGAATTACGATGAGATCAGTTACGAAGGTAAGGGACCACATGGAGCCCTGCTCTGGGTGGAATGCGCCACGGATAACAGCACCCGCACTGTGGCCAACGTCAAAGCAGTTTTTAATAAGAACGGAGGCCAGGTCGTCAATAGTGGCTCACTCGATTTTATGTTCACCCGCAAGACGGTGATTGAGTTTGAAAACACCGGCGGTGTCGACCTCGAAGAACTTGAGCTCGAGCTCATTGATTTTGGCTTGGAGGAAATGGACGTGCAGGAAGAACGGGTGCTCATTTACGGTGAATTCACCAGTTTTGGGGACCTGGTGAAGGCCTGTGATGATCACGGAATCAGTTCTAAAAAAGCAACCTTGCAACGTGTCGCCAATAACCCGGTTGAGTTCACCGAGGCCCAGATTGAAGAAATCGAAGCACTCATCGATAAGCTGGAAGAAGACGATGACGTCCAGGCGGTGTACACCAACATCGCCTAA
- a CDS encoding acylphosphatase, producing MIAKRAYFEGRVQGVGFRYSVKQLAMGFDVTGWVKNLSDGRVELQVMGEEEEVDEFLEELAEESTMARNISQMHAEEIPLLENVSGFRIVS from the coding sequence ATGATCGCCAAACGCGCATACTTTGAAGGCCGGGTCCAGGGAGTCGGGTTCCGCTACTCCGTCAAACAACTGGCCATGGGTTTTGATGTCACCGGATGGGTGAAAAACCTGAGTGACGGACGAGTCGAGCTCCAAGTCATGGGCGAAGAAGAGGAAGTGGACGAATTCCTTGAGGAACTCGCCGAGGAAAGCACGATGGCCCGCAATATCAGCCAGATGCACGCCGAAGAAATCCCGCTGCTCGAAAATGTCAGCGGCTTCCGTATCGTCAGTTAA
- a CDS encoding MarC family protein: protein MDLILTTAVTLFIVLDPFGNLAVFHTVLSNCPEKDRGRILIREMLIALLVLMLFLFWGRPLLNFLGLQTPTLQITSGVILFIISLGMIFPSKAVIGNDADEDPFIVPLAIPLVAGPSAIILLLLLASQHTGHMSEIAIATFLAWLASSAILLASPIFMRFLGRKGSRALERLMGMLLVMIAIQMFLDGVAEYQHLQ from the coding sequence ATGGATCTCATTCTAACCACCGCAGTCACCCTGTTCATTGTCTTGGACCCCTTTGGCAATTTGGCGGTTTTTCATACCGTTCTTTCGAACTGCCCCGAAAAAGACCGGGGGAGGATCTTGATCCGTGAAATGCTCATCGCCCTCTTGGTTCTTATGCTCTTTCTCTTTTGGGGGCGACCACTGCTCAATTTCCTCGGACTACAAACGCCCACGCTGCAAATCACCAGCGGTGTGATCCTTTTCATCATTTCACTCGGTATGATCTTCCCTTCCAAGGCGGTGATTGGCAATGACGCCGATGAAGATCCCTTTATCGTACCCCTTGCCATTCCCCTGGTCGCCGGCCCCTCAGCCATCATTCTGCTCCTACTCCTTGCCAGTCAACATACGGGACACATGAGCGAAATTGCCATCGCAACCTTCCTCGCCTGGCTTGCCTCTTCGGCAATTCTCCTTGCATCCCCCATATTCATGCGGTTTCTTGGCCGCAAAGGCAGTCGTGCTCTGGAGCGCCTCATGGGCATGCTTTTGGTTATGATCGCCATCCAAATGTTCCTCGACGGGGTTGCCGAATACCAACATCTGCAATAA
- the menA gene encoding 1,4-dihydroxy-2-naphthoate octaprenyltransferase, with product MNAYLLAARPKTLPAAVVPVWLGCVMTYHLTGGWDLRLAVFTLLGAVWIQIATNFFNDAIDADKGADTDARLGPTRATASGQLSRRSVYASAVLCLLFAAGCGWPLIQERGWVMLAIGIPSFYLAYGYTGGPLPLAYKGLGELFVILFFGLLAVSGTVFVQTGTWYSEALILGVAVGCLSAVLIAINNLRDREEDRKHGKNTLAVKWGRSTSLKLLAAMTVAPYALILVLDLTPSLLVAFIPPMALGLWILMMVCRTAAGPVYNKFLALAAVQLLLFAVAFQIAAYY from the coding sequence ATGAATGCCTACCTGCTTGCCGCCAGACCCAAAACCTTGCCCGCCGCTGTGGTGCCTGTATGGCTTGGCTGTGTGATGACCTATCATTTGACAGGTGGCTGGGACCTGCGCTTGGCGGTATTCACTCTGCTGGGAGCGGTCTGGATTCAGATTGCGACCAATTTCTTTAATGATGCTATCGATGCGGACAAGGGTGCGGATACCGATGCCCGGCTTGGCCCGACGAGGGCGACGGCTTCGGGGCAGTTGTCCCGGCGGTCGGTCTATGCATCTGCGGTGCTCTGTCTGTTGTTTGCCGCCGGCTGTGGCTGGCCATTGATTCAGGAGCGTGGCTGGGTGATGCTGGCGATTGGCATACCCTCGTTTTATCTAGCGTATGGATACACCGGTGGACCTTTACCGCTGGCTTACAAAGGGCTGGGAGAGTTGTTTGTGATTTTGTTTTTTGGATTGCTTGCTGTTTCGGGCACGGTGTTTGTGCAGACCGGAACATGGTATTCTGAGGCTTTGATTCTGGGTGTGGCTGTTGGCTGCTTGTCGGCGGTTTTGATCGCGATCAATAATCTTCGCGACCGGGAGGAAGATCGCAAACACGGCAAGAACACCTTGGCTGTGAAGTGGGGACGCTCCACGTCGTTGAAATTGTTGGCTGCGATGACGGTGGCTCCTTACGCTCTGATCCTAGTGCTCGATTTAACCCCATCACTCTTGGTTGCTTTCATTCCCCCGATGGCACTTGGTCTGTGGATTTTGATGATGGTTTGCCGCACGGCTGCCGGGCCGGTCTATAATAAGTTCCTTGCGCTTGCTGCCGTCCAGCTCCTGCTGTTTGCCGTTGCTTTCCAGATAGCGGCATATTATTGA
- a CDS encoding AMP-binding protein has protein sequence METPRVNDPSFWADTLPRVMVNPRDPQAGDEARQIRTWVKGQGVWDGHVFFATSGSMGKSKWVALSKQAMLASADAVNQFLGVDSSDRWLQALPDFHVGGMGIWARAHLSSSSVVSLGGRWRPAKYAEILAQEGVTRSSLVPTQLTDLVYSNICPPSCLRSVLIGGGRLNDEVYQRAMGLGWPVMETYGMTETASQVATARVGERTLRVLPLWQVRENEHSCLAVQGRALLTAYLRCNEQSVESLDPKVDGWFVTKDVARVNEGYLEVLGRKDRSVKLLGELVDLDRVASELGACVSVPGLEVVSIEDVRMGAVLVAVIEQKDGEHVVKGEIEKYNKHCHPLLRVGRVVSAEEIPRTPLGKVRYAALSDVVQRLLDAE, from the coding sequence ATGGAAACGCCTCGTGTGAATGACCCTTCGTTTTGGGCTGATACCTTGCCCCGGGTTATGGTGAATCCGAGGGACCCGCAGGCTGGGGATGAGGCTCGCCAAATCCGCACATGGGTGAAGGGGCAAGGCGTTTGGGATGGCCACGTATTCTTTGCGACGTCCGGGTCCATGGGTAAGAGCAAATGGGTGGCTCTCTCCAAGCAGGCGATGCTGGCATCGGCGGACGCCGTTAATCAGTTTTTAGGTGTGGATTCATCAGATCGCTGGCTTCAGGCCTTGCCCGATTTTCATGTGGGAGGCATGGGGATATGGGCGCGGGCGCATTTGTCATCTTCGTCGGTTGTTTCACTGGGAGGACGATGGCGGCCCGCAAAGTATGCTGAGATTCTGGCTCAAGAAGGTGTGACCAGATCGTCGCTGGTGCCTACCCAATTGACAGATCTGGTGTATTCTAACATATGTCCGCCATCCTGCCTTCGTTCAGTGTTGATCGGGGGTGGGCGATTGAATGATGAAGTCTATCAGAGGGCAATGGGTCTCGGTTGGCCGGTGATGGAAACCTATGGGATGACAGAAACCGCGTCACAAGTGGCGACGGCCAGAGTGGGAGAAAGAACCTTGCGCGTGTTGCCTCTTTGGCAAGTTCGTGAAAATGAGCATTCCTGTCTTGCTGTTCAAGGGCGTGCTCTGTTGACCGCGTATCTTCGTTGCAATGAGCAGAGTGTTGAATCGCTTGATCCAAAGGTCGATGGTTGGTTTGTGACGAAGGATGTTGCCCGCGTGAACGAGGGTTACCTTGAAGTGCTGGGGAGGAAAGATCGATCTGTTAAATTGTTAGGTGAGTTGGTTGATTTGGATCGGGTCGCTTCCGAGCTTGGCGCTTGTGTGTCTGTTCCGGGGCTTGAAGTTGTTTCGATTGAAGATGTTAGGATGGGTGCTGTGTTGGTGGCGGTGATTGAGCAGAAGGATGGCGAGCATGTGGTGAAAGGGGAGATCGAGAAATACAATAAGCATTGTCACCCTCTGTTACGAGTGGGTCGGGTGGTAAGTGCTGAGGAGATTCCTCGAACTCCGTTAGGTAAGGTGCGTTATGCTGCGCTTTCTGATGTAGTCCAGCGTCTGCTTGATGCAGAATGA